ACGAGAGCTGTCATAGTGCAAATGACGATTGTATCTATAAAAACCTCAAAGGCTCCGAATAGGCCTTGTCGTATAGGATGGTCTGTTATGGCTGTAGCATGAACCATTGGGGCGGAGCCCATGCCAGCCTCGTTAGAGAACATGCCTCGAGACATTCCTCTTTTCATTGTTAGTAAGATAGCAGACCCTGCAAATCCGCCTATTGCCGGAGTAGGGCTAAAAGCATCTTTGAAAATGAGAACGAGTGCATTGGGAAGAGCCGTAATATTGGCTATTATAATAACGAGAGAAGCGATTATATAAAATAAGCACATAAAAGGCATAAGTTTTTCACAAAAAACACCTATTCGTTTAAAACCGCCTATAATAACAAGAGCTGTTAGTAACACTGCAACAGTAGCTGTCCATATTGGTGGAATATTAAAAGCCTCGCGCATGGCCATGCCCATTGTGTGGGGTTGAACCCATACAGCAGTACCAAGAGCTCCTAAAACCATCATCGCTGCAAAGAATTTCGCTAAAGGTTTCCATTTAGGGCCCAGGCCTTTCTCTATATAGTACATAGGGCCGCCATAGTAATTTCCCTGACTATCTTTTTCTCTATATTCTACGGCAAGTGAGACCTCTACCATTTTTGTCATCATTCCAAAGAAAGCGACAATCCACATCCAGAAAATAGCGCCTGGTCCTCCCATGGCGATAGCGGTTGCTACTCCGGCGATATTGCCATTTCCGACAGTTCCCGCGAGGGCAGTAGAAACAGCCTGCCATGGCGTCATAACTCCTTCGCCTCGATTAGTTTCTTTCCGGAATACCTTGCCTAGCGTGTTATTCAGGATATATCCCAAATGAGTAATTTGGAAAAAACCTGTTCGAATACTAAAAATAAGACCGCATGAGAAAATAAGGATCATCATTGGCCAACCCCATAAAACACCTGCAAACCAATTACAGAAGCGCATTTAAAGTCCCTCCTTATTTTTAGTTTTTGTGCAATACAAAACAAAGGGAAGAGTTCTTCTTCCCTAAGGCTATGCAGAAATATTTTTAGTGAAAATACTAGTTGGATATCTCCCGACAACTTTTTGACGCAACCTTATTTTCGAGTCGGGAGATGCACGAAGAGGTTTTTTATTGGAAACTCCGCATGGTTCGCAGTTAAATATGTCTATTATGGACAAAAAATTTAATAGAACCTGTACTCTAACGTAAAAAGAAAATACCTATATAAAATTCTAAGAACATGTAGTTTATTGCGTTTTTAAGTGCCCAACTTAGATCTATCTCAACTTTAAAGAAGTTCATCATATCAGAAACGCGAGAGACAACTTTTTAGCTTTTTATAGTAAAAGAATGAGATATATTTCTCTTTCTTGTATATAAGATACATCGGATATTATTAATTGCAATAATTATTTGCCAATCAGTTTCATAATAAAAACATTATCAATAAAGAAAGCCCTTGTTGTACCCGCAAGGGCTTTCTTTATTTAGAGATGGGATAATATGATTTATTACTTCTAGTATATACGCTTTGTTCCCTTCTTCTTTGCTATTTTGTATAAAACAAGATTAAAGCGATAGTTTTTAGTCTTTCGCACTATAGGCTGTTCCTAGCACTTCTGAAGCAACTTTTTCAGCAATTTTCCCCATTTCCCAGCCTGCATAAGAAAATCCTTTTACTGTGGAGTGAACGAGGAAGATTTCGCGGTTTATACTATGAAATCCTCGTAGAGGGAGTATCACCACTTCTTTATGTTGCACGTCTTTCCTTACCGCTATTTCTGTTGCTATTCCAATACCGATACCTTGAGAAACGAGCCCCGTAAGAATCTCCTCATTATCTACCTGTATCAATTGAGGTATTTTAAGGCGATAGTTAAGAAAAAAGTCGTTTAAATAATAATAAAGAGCAGTCTTATTCGTATATGTAATAAAAGGTTCTTTTAAGAGATCAGAAGGATGGATGATCGTACGTGTTGCCCATGGATGATCAGGAGAGGCAATAAGGACAAAGGGGCTTCTTCCAAGAGATTTAAGTGTACAGGACGAAGGAGGGGAAAGAAGAGGGTTACATCCTAAAAAGGCAAGCTCTATTTCGTCTTGCTCGATCATAGAAAAAAGCGTTTTTTCAGAATTTATTTTCAAACATATCTCTATGTGAGGAAATTTATGGCGAAACTCCTTAATTATGAAAGGGATGATTGTCTTCGAATAAGAAGCAGTTGTTCCTAAATGGAGTTGCCCGTATTTTAGTAATTGCATATCGCGAAATTTTTCTGGAATAGCATCTGCTCGTTTTAAGAGATCACATGCAAGCATATAGAGAATTCTTCCTTCAGGCGTTACTGCGAAACTCCGCCCTCTTCTGTTAAAGAGCTTAACGTCATAATTTTTTTCTAGCGCTGCAATATATTGACTTACTGAAGGTTGAGAAAGAAAAAGTTTTTCTCCAGCTCGTCGGAAGGATCCTTCTTCAACTGTGGCGCAAAAAACCCGTAATTGGTTTAAAGTCACGAACTATCCCCCCAATATATAATTTTTATTATGCAATACATGGTTGAATGATTATTATATCTAATCATAAAAGATACACCCTTATTTTACACAATATAACAGAAATTAGTATTTAAGTTTGTCGAAACTGGATGAGGAGGCAAAAAGAAAGAATTTAATATGTGCCAAGAAGCACAATGTGCCTTATTTATAATGTTTTTATTATGTAATTGATTGATAATTGATTATTGTAATTAATAATAGGTGATGTATGTTTATATCACACGATGCGGGGTGAGACTCTTATGAAGGAAAAAGAAAGAGAAACAGATCTCATTCAATTGTGTCAGGAGTTAATACGACGACCGAGCTTGTCAGGTAAAGAGAGAGACATTGCCCATTACATTGCAGATGTGATGAGGTTCATCGGTTACGATGAAGTTTCGATTGACTCTCTTGGGAATGTAGTGGGTCGCATTGCTTTTCATGCTCCAGGTAAGCGTCTTCTCTTTGAATCTCAAATGGATCATGTCGATCCGGGGACTCTTGCTGATTGGAGTTTTTATCCCTATGGTGCATTTATAAAAGATGGTTGTATCTATGGCCGGGGAGCTTCAGATCAAAAGGGATGCCTAGCCGCTATGGTGATGGCAGGAGCAGAGTTAAAAGATAAGTTTTATGACACTTTGAAAGGCGAACTCGTGGTTGCGGGGACCGTGTTTCAAGAGCGTTTTGAAGGTATTGCTTCTCGGTCTGTAGCTTCTACTTTTCCTCCAGATTATGTTGTTTTAGGGGAAGCTACGGATCTAAAGGTAAAACGTGGTCAGCGGGGACGTGCCGAAATAGTAATTGAAACGCAAGGACGGATGGCGCACTCTTCTAATCCAGAGCTAGGTTCAAACCCAGCTGATGCCATGATATCAATTCTTTCTTCGATTTATCAGTTCTTTACTCCCTCCTTCCAACCTTTTTTTGGGGAGAATGTTCTCGTTCTTACAACTCTTCATACGTATCCTGATTTGGGGACAGGACTTGTTCCAGAGATTTGCCGAGCGATTTTTGACTTGCGTATTTCTCCAGATGATTCTCCAGAATCTGTAATTGAAAAATTTGGAATTTTCATAGATCAAGTGAAAGATTCCTTACATGGAATTAAGGTTAAAATTTTTGTCTCTGAAACAGAAGAACGAACATATACAGGAGCTCCCATCAGAGGAAAACACTTTGCCAGCGCGTGGGCTTTATCACCTGATTCGGAATATCTAAAAAAAGTTCTGAATGCTGTTATGGCTTTAGATGTGGAAAGTAGATTATCAGATTCTCCAGGGTTTGGTACTAATGGTTGTTATTATGCGGGGGAATTAGGAATTCCTACAGTTGCTTTTGGCCCTTCAGGAGAAGGGCAAGTCCA
This portion of the Aminobacterium mobile DSM 12262 genome encodes:
- a CDS encoding alanine/glycine:cation symporter family protein; the protein is MRFCNWFAGVLWGWPMMILIFSCGLIFSIRTGFFQITHLGYILNNTLGKVFRKETNRGEGVMTPWQAVSTALAGTVGNGNIAGVATAIAMGGPGAIFWMWIVAFFGMMTKMVEVSLAVEYREKDSQGNYYGGPMYYIEKGLGPKWKPLAKFFAAMMVLGALGTAVWVQPHTMGMAMREAFNIPPIWTATVAVLLTALVIIGGFKRIGVFCEKLMPFMCLFYIIASLVIIIANITALPNALVLIFKDAFSPTPAIGGFAGSAILLTMKRGMSRGMFSNEAGMGSAPMVHATAITDHPIRQGLFGAFEVFIDTIVICTMTALVILVAAPNIWHSGLNGVELTFSAFQQFYGKWGTGIVAIGVLLAAFSTMVGYYIEYETSVVYLFGQKAVRFFRWIYLIPPFIAVSLSVEFVWTIVDISTGIEGLPNMLALLLLSGKFVQLFNDYKKGHM
- a CDS encoding LysR family transcriptional regulator; the protein is MTLNQLRVFCATVEEGSFRRAGEKLFLSQPSVSQYIAALEKNYDVKLFNRRGRSFAVTPEGRILYMLACDLLKRADAIPEKFRDMQLLKYGQLHLGTTASYSKTIIPFIIKEFRHKFPHIEICLKINSEKTLFSMIEQDEIELAFLGCNPLLSPPSSCTLKSLGRSPFVLIASPDHPWATRTIIHPSDLLKEPFITYTNKTALYYYLNDFFLNYRLKIPQLIQVDNEEILTGLVSQGIGIGIATEIAVRKDVQHKEVVILPLRGFHSINREIFLVHSTVKGFSYAGWEMGKIAEKVASEVLGTAYSAKD
- a CDS encoding YgeY family selenium metabolism-linked hydrolase: MKEKERETDLIQLCQELIRRPSLSGKERDIAHYIADVMRFIGYDEVSIDSLGNVVGRIAFHAPGKRLLFESQMDHVDPGTLADWSFYPYGAFIKDGCIYGRGASDQKGCLAAMVMAGAELKDKFYDTLKGELVVAGTVFQERFEGIASRSVASTFPPDYVVLGEATDLKVKRGQRGRAEIVIETQGRMAHSSNPELGSNPADAMISILSSIYQFFTPSFQPFFGENVLVLTTLHTYPDLGTGLVPEICRAIFDLRISPDDSPESVIEKFGIFIDQVKDSLHGIKVKIFVSETEERTYTGAPIRGKHFASAWALSPDSEYLKKVLNAVMALDVESRLSDSPGFGTNGCYYAGELGIPTVAFGPSGEGQVHSVDEYIEINDLLRAFRGYEGIAREVLA